GTACATTTCTAACATTTCAGTatatgttaaatgttaaaatcaaaTATGTCAAATGCAAATCTGAGGTATATTTCCTTTTGcccttcagtatatatttcatgaatggGTGTAAATAGCACGCATTGTGTCACGTATGGATGCGCTATCCTAAAACTAGAATGCTGTAAATGTATTCACACAAGTGTAATTTTTTTTCTACCGTAAGGAAAACCTTTTTACGTATACCGCAAcattttttctttcagaaacaCATCCTTTATTCTTCATAATTTTCGAAAATATTAGCCAATGTGCCATTTCATTGGATATGAAAAAGACAtccgtaagttaatgttaaattATAATTGCAGTTATCAGCAATGCACGCTTCGCCCAAACATATCAATGTATAACAATTGGTTTTACACTGGTGTGAcggagttagtttagttttatgccgcccttagcaatattctagcaatatcacggcaggggacaccagatattttacccatgtgtggaatcgaacccgagtcttcggcgtgacgagcaaacgctttcatAACAGGACTTCCCCACGGCCCCATTAACAGTGGAACCAAAGACGCATATTCACGAATATACGTCTTTGGTGGAACTATTGACGACAAAAGTTGACTTACCAAAGGGTTGCTGCTGTCCAGACTGTCAGACAGTCCCTTGCATCGAGCGAGTCTGGCTGCCGAGACTTCAGCGAGACTGACCTTGGCGTACGCCCCTTCCCCCAAAGTCTTACCCAGGAGCCTGTACCCTCGGCTCAGGCACTCAGTCTTTACAATCTCACTCTCAGCTTCTTTGGCGGTCTGGGACCTACACGCGAAGAGTTGTCTTTTCTTTGTCCCATGGGGCGCTGGTGCATTCACCTTACGATTGTAAGGTAGCTTACTTGTATTCGTTGCCATTTGAAGGTATTGTTTCTCAACCTGTGGTCAAATTTCATTGCAGTTACATCTCTACAGGTCTTTTCGCTATCCTGCCATGGCTGATTGCGCTTCGTTGATTATGACGTCAGGGTGTTTGTGACGTCACCTTGTTGTGACGCACTGACAATGTTGTCACTTGGCGCACCGCCAGTGATATGCGAACTCCCACAGTGGAGCACTTCACGGCCCGTAAATACTTCCATAATGCGATCCTTCAGCTACAACCCCCTGCGTTAAAAATCCATAACAAACCTCTAATGTTAATTATTTATACTGATGATGTCCCGTTTTAACGACCCCTCatagtatccggatatatttcaaacaaaatacatcacTGTAAATGACTCGATATTCGATACAACGTAGATGGCCCTATTTATTTCTCATATTACTTCATCATAATTTACGGGTTTTATTTGCTAAAATCTGTATTTCGGTTTTCAAATTCAAACGAGTATTTGCGGGTTTGGTTCGTGTTTTCAACGTCAGTATAATGGTATCAGGCATGGTATGTCAGTAAGCCTGCACTATAAACTATTGATTTATTCCAATGACGGCATGTATCTCAGTAAGCCTGCACTATAAACTGTTGATTTACTCCGATGACGGCATGTATCTCAGTAAGCCTGCACTATAAACTATTGATTTATTCCGATGACGGCATGTATCTCAGTAAGGTTGCACTATAAACAATTGATTTATTCCGGTGATGGCATGTATCTCAGTAAGGTTGCACTATAAACTATTGATTTATTCCGGTGATGGCATGTATCTCAGTAAGCCTGCACTATAAACTATTGATTTATTCCGATGATGGCGTGTACCCCAGTAAGGTTGCGCTATAAACTATTGATTTATTCCGATGACGGCATGTATTTCAGTAAGCCTGAACTATAAACTATTGATTTATTCCGATGATGGCATGTATCTCAGCAAGGTTGCACTATAAACTATTGATTTATTCCGGTGATGGCATGCATCTCAGTAAGCCTGCACTATAAACTATTGATTTATTCCGATGACGGCATGTATCTCAGTAAGTCTGCACGATAAACTATTGATATATTCCGATGACGGCATATATCTCAGTAAGGTTGCACTATAAACTATTGATTTATTCCGATGACGGCATGTATCTCAGTAAGTCTGCACGATAACCTATTGATTTATTCCGATGACGGCATGCATCTCAGTAAGCTTGCACTATAAACTATTGATTTATTCCGATGACGGCATGTATCTCAGTAAGTCTGCACGATAAACTATTGATTTATTCCGATGACGGCATGTATCTCAGTAAGCCTGAACTATAAACTATTGATTTATTCCGATGATGGCATGTATCTCAGTAAGTCTGCACGATAAATTATTGATATATTCCGATGACGGCATGTATCTCAGCAAGTCTGCACTATAAACTATTGATTTATTCCGATGATGGCATGTATCTCAGTAAGTCTGCACGATAAATTATTGATATATTCCGATGACGGCATGTATCTCAGTAAGTCTGCACTATAAACTATTGATTTATTCCGATGACGGCATGTATCTCAGTAAGCTTGCACTATAAACTATTGATTTATTCCGATGACGGCATATATCTCAGTAAGCTTGCACTATAAACTATTGATATATTCCGATGATGGCACGTAAACGTACCTAGTAGGCGTGGATTGTTTCTGACCCAGAATAACTGACTTCATTCGGTAAAATCGTAATTTGACGAAGTGAAGACAGTGTTGACAAGATTGAAAGAAGCGGTTATAAAATCTGCTAGACGATCGCCAGTAACTGTTGTAGTGGAATCAGGCACGAAGAGCAAAATGTACAGCAAAACTCGGACACGCCCTCCAGTGACCACGTTGTCATCGTGACGACCCGTGAGGATTTGggttagaatcgatcttcagtgacccacgGTGTACACACTCTCATTCTGCTAAAACAGTTGGTTTAAATTttgtttaataaaatattttatcgtAAAAGCTCACAGTGTTAAAAATTGACAAGTTTATATTTTCAGCTATATCCGGCTATatctgtatggaataagaacaaaacacaagatTTCAGGTGACAATAAAAAATCGTGGTCTATCTGGGCATTCGACCATTGATCACTAAGCGCTTCGTGCAGCCTTATAGGCCCGTAAATGCGCTTCTCAGGAACCCATTTTAAACACCTGGATGGATTGAGTGTAATGTAGAGTGTAATGTCAAAACTCTTTGGTGTCTccatcgggattcgaacccgggttaTTGGCATGAGGGGCCAACATGCTAACCACTACACTATAGTGCAGTAGTACAGTAGAGTACAGCCTTGTCTTTGCCTGCTCAGTAATGATatcttgttttattttcactCGATCAGTTCACAGGATAAGGTCCCCATGGGATTAGGACTAACACCATTGTTTACCCGTATCATGATTTTGTGTCCAATTAGGCTTGTTCGAAAAACATACACGTCATTGCATTTTCACAAATATTACTCATTTTGTAAAGTAAAAGTGACATCGAGTGATTTCACGAATTTACCTGTCtaatcattttgaaaaacaGAATATATTTGATTGAACGTGTCAAGTTAGTGACTGACCTTGTTTACTGGATTATCATGTCAGCGCCTGAAACAAGTCGGTGATGATGATTGGTAGACAGACCATCACGACTccgaccacacaatccagtgtcGCTTGCAACCTATATCGGAAATGTATAATTCTGGCTGAGAGCTGACCCGACCACGGAAAGAGTTTACCTGTTCAGGGGGGTAGTTGATCGTTATGATGTCTACATGCTTGCCTCTGCCAGATAACCACTTTAGTTCTGATTTAGTCATTTAATCCATGGTAAAAGTAGATGGTGCATATGACTGAAGGGACTAACTGTTCATGTGAATAGGTTTTGATTGATttgatttgggtttttttaattggATTCGATCAACTGATCAGTTGACCGACTGAGTGTGAGTGCAtgagtgcatgcgtgcatgcgtgttaCATTTATCATCTCTGAATAACCGAAGTGCTTTTGGACTACCGATTAAAATAAGTTCCGACATAAAGTCTTGTTCCATTCGAATGTGATATCAGTTTCTTCTTTGTTTAGCAGTAGCATCTCACCAAAATACCTCAGGCTGCTAAAACTGTTTATGTTGGTAGGTGGATTGTAGGCGTCACTAGCCATCGTCCGTCACCGGCGACTATACGGACATTCCCATGGTATGTCAGTGACTGGTGTGCATATTGTGCATATAACTGAGGGAGTCGACAAAAGAAGattagaatgaagatttttatggatatcaacttctttatatgagaacacaatataaagaagttgatatccataaaaatcttcattcttatgtatttcacttctaaatgcccttcaaagaaaagAAGATTAGAGCCACAGTGCCGACACTTGATTACTATTAACGGGCAATGAAATACAGGGAGAGACAACTCGGTAGTGTGATATTCCTTGCTGTTGGGGATGATCTCCCTTGGGCCAAGGTTAATCAAAAGGGACCAGATGCGGTTATCAATGAGTGCCATCCAGCTGAAATCAACTGTTATCTTAAACTGGTGAGCTAAGCTGACTGGGACTCAACACCAAAAGCATGAGAAACTACATTTTACTGAGAATataagatacacacacacacacacacacacacacacacacacacacacacacacacacacacacacacacacacacacacacacacacacacacacacacactttactTAAATTTTACTTTGGCCTTTGTTTGATTCCCCTTATGCATGCATTATCTGGAGACATGTCTTGACCTCATGCTTACTGAACTGACCGGAGTAGCACACACACCGATGATTTGTTAACagtgatatttttaaaaatggacATTTGAATATGGCATATTCTGGACTGGGTGGGTTCAACTTTATACAATACGATTAACAGCATTCCACGTCAAGCCAGGGAACAAATCCATGGGTACGTGTAAATGGTGTTGTGCATCCCGGCATTGTATGGAATCCACAACTGATGTGGGCGTATCATACCACTGGTCATTGCTGATAGTCTAGATACCCCAACCACAATGACCTCTACATCTCGACTGGCGTGTTGTTAAAGGAGTATTGCCTGGCGTTAATGTGGCAAAGGGTCGAACCTGTAAAATGATTTCACTACCTAAAATATGCTTCCGAGTAATTTTAGACCTTTTAACTAGCAAGGTGACTTGATTTTTCTTGTTTTCCTCATCGAATAAGAGAAGAGACCAGAGTCCACTAACCACTGTTAAAACAATTGTATCGAATATTGATCTACCGAAATATGGCTGTTTCGAACATAATACTAGCGTCCTTAATTAGTCATTTCCTTTTTTTACAACTCGATGTATTTGGTTGTGCATAGTTTCAAGAAGCAAAAGTACCCAATGTAAATTCAGGGAACTTTGAAGTAAAACATAACGAGCTTTCAGAGTTAAAGCCCCAGAGCAAAAACTGTGATATTTAAAACATGGAGACACTGATATCATGATTTATAATGACTGCGAGGAGAGTGATTTATTCATTAATGCTTTAAATGCCTTGCATATAACATTCGGTCACGCATCGATGTCAGTGACTGTTCTAGTCCGGCAGATGTCACATGGCGCAGTTAAGCCCTGACACAGCATAATGACTCCGTTATGTTGTGTGTTGACTCGATGCCGGGGGGAAGGCAGGGTAACGAGAGGTACCAATCATTAACATCATTGTATATGACAGGGGATCGAACAGCCGACCATCCTCTCGCTGAGAAGATATGCATACCTACTGGATATGCTAGTGCTCACCTGGCGACTATGAGTGTTGCATCGCTGCCTTTTTAAAACTTGCAGGTGTCGAAAAATTTGAGATTTAAGTTTGAAACCCCCCGATTGTGACAACTTCAATTAAACTAacgctttctctctctctctctctctctctctctctctatctctctctcgaTAATTTGCACAGCTGAGGTGGTCCACTACGGCATAAAATAACATTCCCTCACTTACTTAAACCAGAGTACTTGACTACATAAACACGTGGGGAGTGTACCTTTAAGATACGTGGAGAACCCACTGACCAAGGTCAGAGTCTTTTGTGTGGACGAAGGGAGACGACGATGTACACCCTGCTGTCGGCATTGGTGACCCTAGTACTTGGTGAGTGTATGGTGAAATGTAGGGTGTGTTTATGTAGGTTTCACATGGAGCAAGAATTTGGTTAACGAAACGTATGGAAGACAGTTTATAATAACTATTCACAAGGGGTTATTGCTGTGTACGGGGTATACTCAACACTTTAAGGAATGAAGAAAACATATCTTGCACTTGTTTGAAATACGTTATAATCTATTTTTTAAACACAGATACCATCAATCACAGACTGGGGTTCAATGTGACGAGGATTTGTTATGATATATTCATAACTTAGATAACGGACGTGTCAATAATGGAAGTTTGTGTAAAATCAGTTGTCTTTTCTTATTCCCAACTTAATGTGTGGTTGTGTTGTCATAACCCCTAATGTATGCTAGAcaatcctgtgcacttaaaagaacccatgtcTCCGTATGGTTTATGACCAGATGGAGACCACATGTATACgcgcaaacacctagttgcaggtacagcaaacagtaaacatggacaaagtaccgtgactatgtgtcccagtccaccagcTGGGAATGGGTATCTCGTAAGGGATGGAAAAGACAGAGACTGAAAAAACGATGTGCAGTCGGGATTGACTTCCCATGATtgcgtgaaaaacaaaacaccttTGAGCAGTCATGCTTGATATTAACGCTATAGAACTATTAGTATGTaagtatactacccatcaaaagtttagacacactagtgtaaatgtagccactttcTTCAGTCAATTGTTCTAAGTTAGATTTTGCTAAACTAACAACTATCCCATACTGTTTAAATGTactgtttatacatgaactTATGTATTGTAAAACGAAATTCGTAACGCTGAaaatattattgtcatgagttcagtaaatgataaaaCTGAGAGAAAATGGGCTAATTCAGAACAAAACTTGACATAGAAACGCAGctgtttgcacatgcttttcaaagGTCGGTACATGATCCTCGTGCATTTCACCTGCAGTTGGATTCCACAAGTTAGTGGAATAATTCGTCCTCGATGTAAccacatatatatactagtacatcacaaatagtgaatgctttaagtgagcctaaacttttgatgggtagtatatataacaTGCAGTTTTGGTGTGATTGACATCAACATGCGTCTTGACTTAAGACAGATTATATGCCCTGTCCAGTTCAAACCCCCTGACGCTAAATATCGGCGCCACAGATGTCGACACTATAATTTCCTTTATATAAGTATACACATGTTTGCTCTCGGCCTTGTAAAAGGTAGTCGTTTTGGGCCTTTGCTTAATTATTTGAAAATGGTAATCAAAGGCTACCCTTGATCCAAGACATTTTATTTATTGCTTAATATCTATGGCCATTTTGTTCGGTTACAACCAATCAAACCTTCAAGTCTCCATGTTTTACAAAATTAAACCTGTTCCCGTCCAAACCAAAATGCTATCAAATACACCTACAGTAAGCTTTATAGTAATACTCACACTTACATGTTTCTTGAGTACTGCTACCAGTGTATCACCATTCGTCAGGTTTCCCATCTCTACCGATGGCAGCAACTGTTCGTCTACACCTCCATTCCATGTTGTAGCCAACGTTGCTGAAGCGGTCAACTGCTCGACATTGACCGACGGAGTGTATGAGAAGAGTTGTCGTTCCTTCACTGTCTGTCATGGCGGCAAACCGGAAGTGAAATTCTGCCACAATGGGCTGGTATTCAACTCCAAGACTGGCATCTGCGATAGGTATGTTACAGAAAACAGTTTGCATGATGGGATGGATGGAACTGCTTTTTGCAGCCGATGCACTTTGGGATGTCAAGTTttgtggggtggcctagtgttTAAAAGCGTATGCTCGTTACGTCAAAGGccacggttcgattcccccattggtacaatgtgtgatgcccgtTTCTGATTTCTACGAagtaatattgctgggatattgctaaaaatggagTATAATCCAACTCACCCGCTCAATATTGAGAACCAGAAGGGATTCCCAGTAGGTACTATGTCCCCAGCAGCCCATGCTAGCGAGGGGTTAAACAGATAGGTCCAGCTTGGTGACGTAGCTGATACTCGTCATAGTACACGTATCTACATAAATTAGATCGATGCCCTTGATGCGAATCACGTTACTGTTTTGTTCAGACAGAGTATACAGACAACAGTTAAAAAGATGgcataataaacaaaataaaaaacatcGTTCTTAACGTTATTGCTTCACCTTCCAGCCCAAGTGCTGTAGCGCCACCGTGTGGGGTGTCACGTGACTGTACTGGCAAGGACGACGGTGTTTACGTGGACGACGGGTGTCGTTCCTACTACACCTGCATGGGGGAAGTCTTCTTCGGTCACGACCTCTGTCCTGAAAGTAAGCACGAATAATGTGATACATGTTTCAACTGAGAAACTGTTAAGGAAGTAGACCTTTGACTTTATCCCCTGGACTTTCGAGATTTACGGTAATAGCGTATTAGTGCAGTTATAGATAACACAACATGGGGTCGCGTTCCGAAGGATATTTATCTAAGACAACTCTCAAAGAGGTTAACAACTAAAGACCCAtttggttgatcactggattgtctggtccagactcgattatttacagacagtcgccatatagctggaatatagctgagtgcggcgtaaaactaaactcactcacaaagggGAATAAGTTGCCAATTATAAGTACCTTGGCGTATATTTCTCTAACAGCCTCTCCTGCTCCAACCACACAAACCAAGCGTCAGTACAAGCCCTGAATATTTTCATTGGTACCTATAAAAACTATGAGAGGCGAAACGTCCTTTTAAGCATACAATTTGAAGATTTGGTCCTATATGGCTCTGAAATATGGGAattacagcaatatgacagcactGAAAGAGTTCATTTATACGTGTGCAAGAAGTTCCTAGCTGTAAAACCGTAATATGATGGTGCACGGAGAATTATTTAAATTTCCATTGTTCATCTATTCCTCCATTAAAGCCATAAAATATTGGATAAGATTACAGCCATGCAAAGGTTTccgcatcctcgatatctccagggtatacgttccgataagtctccactataccctggatgcatctacggctcagcccgataaatttattacgtCCCATGGCTGGCTTtgtatccaatcaggtgtctacgctgggaagttgagcgaaccaaaaggtttcggacctatacatttgtctgtatgatctccccaaattgtgagtcgcactgcgagcaaaccttcgcagttgcaactgctacctttgttgacactggtaaGTTCGGTTATAACAGGGATACTCTACTCTACTCTATATAGGCACCCTGGTTATAAAGGCGGCTggctggctactgtgagaaagcggaaccagcaaagggaggtaataaaattatcgggccaaCCCGTAggtgcgtccagggtatagtggaacgtataccctgaagatatcgaggatgaggtTTCCAAAAAGCTGCTACGATGTGATGAAACTGTATGACGAAAACGTGAAAAGAAATTGCGCGACTGATATCAAAACTGATGATGGTTATGTGCGGTGTGACCACAATGTTCAATGTTCCCGTGCAAAGTGTACCATAATTTTTACTCAAAGAATGAAAGATATGTATCGCCAATCCTGGTCGGAATCACTACTTCTATCCACAGTATGTTTACACTACAATCAATGGAAATCGGATATATGTTTTGAAGACTATTTAGCAAAAATCGACGTAAAGGAGTTTCGCATAGCTCGCTCTCTCATTTTCGTTGCTGTTCCCATGAATTATTTATTGAAACAGGCAGGCATGCAGGTATACAAAGAGAAAAACACATGCCAATTGTGTAATATGAATACAGTTTAGGATGAACAACATTTCCCTCTGATCTGTACTATTTACACGACTCTCCGAACAAAATACCTAAAGCCACACTATTAAAAGAATCCaaatgtaagaaaataaatttcACTATTATCAGTCACTAACACATCACTATTACAGAACCTAGCAATGTACATCTATTTTGCTCTGAGGTTAAGGAAAAGTAATTATATATGACTTCTCTGTGCTCACGCAAACCTTAAATGTACTAAATGAGCCTGTGGCCTTTCAAGTACTGAACACAGACTGATTGACTGAAACGTTACGTACCGCATCTGATTACCCTTATCAAAAATTGAGTGATATACTGCACTGTTTTATCTCTGGTCTAATTTTGTGCTCCTACCTCCAGGCCTCGTCTTCAACCAGGAACTCAAGACATGCGACTGGCCGAACCACGTGGCTCCACCTTGCGGGACGAAACACTGATGACACCCAGATTTGCCTCTGATTTTTTAACTAGGACGAAGATTTCCGAATGTCTCTGTTTCTTTTGTTAGCACTTCGCAGTTCTAACTTGAGCACGTGCTCAAAGGCACGACAGTGTTGCGATAACGTTATGACATAAGATAAGAGTGCAGACTTGTAAAAGAATTTTGATATGCCTAATCTTCCTGCGAGGTCATCGAGATCTTGTACTGTAGATAATTATCATGCAATGACGagatga
The window above is part of the Haliotis asinina isolate JCU_RB_2024 chromosome 1, JCU_Hal_asi_v2, whole genome shotgun sequence genome. Proteins encoded here:
- the LOC137294223 gene encoding protein obstructor-E-like, which encodes MYTLLSALVTLVLANVAEAVNCSTLTDGVYEKSCRSFTVCHGGKPEVKFCHNGLVFNSKTGICDSPSAVAPPCGVSRDCTGKDDGVYVDDGCRSYYTCMGEVFFGHDLCPESLVFNQELKTCDWPNHVAPPCGTKH